One region of Blattabacterium cuenoti genomic DNA includes:
- a CDS encoding SufE family protein, producing MTLHKKEKIIKNEFKILKNWEEKYEYLIDLGKKMSQKSPEFRSKDKLIHGCQSKVWLEAKLNESRIFFEADSDALLPRGMAALMIRVYSGLFPFEIIYSNANFIYEIGFQTFLSPIRANGMLLFLKKIKFYAIAFNAKISVSLNDRI from the coding sequence ATGACTTTACACAAAAAAGAAAAAATAATAAAAAATGAATTTAAAATTCTTAAAAATTGGGAGGAGAAATATGAGTATTTGATAGACTTAGGAAAAAAAATGTCTCAAAAATCACCTGAATTTAGGTCTAAAGATAAATTAATTCATGGATGTCAATCCAAAGTTTGGTTAGAGGCTAAATTGAATGAATCACGTATTTTTTTTGAAGCGGATAGTGATGCTTTATTACCTAGAGGAATGGCTGCTCTTATGATTCGAGTATATTCAGGACTCTTTCCTTTTGAAATTATTTATTCTAATGCTAATTTTATTTATGAAATAGGATTTCAAACTTTCTTATCTCCTATTAGAGCTAATGGAATGCTTTTATTTTTAAAAAAAATAAAATTTTATGCTATAGCCTTTAATGCTAAAATATCTGTTAGCTTGAATGACCGAATTTAA
- a CDS encoding type B 50S ribosomal protein L31 — MKKKIHPENYRPVVFKDINNEKMIICKSTVITKDFIHIDGSDYPLYKMEISSYSHPFFTGEKRFLGKTGPAEKFKKKYEKYKKL; from the coding sequence ATGAAAAAAAAAATACATCCAGAAAATTACAGACCTGTTGTTTTCAAAGATATTAATAATGAAAAAATGATTATTTGTAAATCAACAGTTATAACAAAAGATTTCATCCATATAGATGGAAGTGATTATCCATTATATAAAATGGAAATATCTAGTTATTCACATCCATTTTTTACTGGAGAAAAAAGGTTTTTAGGAAAAACAGGTCCAGCTGAGAAGTTTAAGAAAAAATATGAAAAATATAAAAAATTATAA
- the metE gene encoding 5-methyltetrahydropteroyltriglutamate--homocysteine S-methyltransferase encodes MLKHNLGYPRIGIKRELKKACEAYWSNKIDSNALFEVGRKIRVENWKTQEKANLDLIPCNDFSFYDHVLDMSLLLGVISESYFSIPKIHSNIDLYFSMARGFQKNGWDIKAMEMTKWFNTNYHYIVPEFNKNQKFFIFSKKIFDELEESKRILKLVKKIKPVLIGPVSYLFLGKEKEKSFHRMDLIENIIPVYIKIIKKLKEVGVHWIQLDEPILVLDMSEKEKEVFKYAYGEISKFCSGINIMLTSYFDGISDNISLFQNISVQALHIDVVEDSTQLEKILSFFSSESKMILSLGLIDGKNIWKNNYASSIQKIEKTIESIGEDRIMIAPNCSLLHVPIDIESEHSIHIDIKNRMSFAKQKIYELNDLERIIKGEKSILFSNSSLLEKSSSIFCDQKIKERATKITDKDIERDNHFHIRQKKQKEKFHLPLFPTTTIGSFPQTKEIRSLRNKFRKKELSQEKYDEKIKNFIVDVIRKQEEIDLDVLVHGEFERTDMVEYFSDKLKGMLSTENGWVQSYGSRCVKPPVIYGDVDRIGDMTVEWICFAQSQTKKLMKGMLTGPVTILQWSFVRNDQPISHTANQIAWAIREEVLSLERSGIQIIQIDEPALREGLPLKKKDWKSYFDWSIKAFRISSSVVKDETQIHTHMCYSEFNDIFEYIADLDADVITIETSRSKMELLKAFSVFSYPNEIGPGVYDIHSPRIPTVEEIFDLIEKASKKLSIKNLWVNPDCGLKTRKWKEVLISLQNMTKAAKMARLKLSNLS; translated from the coding sequence ATGCTGAAACATAATTTAGGTTATCCTCGCATAGGGATAAAAAGAGAGTTAAAAAAAGCTTGTGAAGCTTATTGGTCAAACAAAATTGATTCTAATGCTTTGTTTGAAGTGGGAAGAAAAATAAGAGTAGAAAACTGGAAAACGCAAGAAAAGGCTAATTTAGATTTAATTCCATGCAATGATTTTAGTTTTTATGATCATGTTCTGGATATGTCTTTATTGTTAGGAGTGATTTCAGAATCTTATTTTTCTATTCCAAAAATTCACAGTAATATTGATTTATATTTTTCTATGGCTAGAGGTTTTCAAAAAAATGGATGGGATATTAAAGCTATGGAAATGACAAAATGGTTTAATACTAATTATCATTATATAGTTCCAGAATTTAATAAAAATCAAAAATTTTTTATTTTTTCGAAAAAAATTTTTGATGAATTAGAGGAATCTAAAAGAATATTAAAATTGGTCAAAAAAATTAAACCTGTATTAATTGGACCTGTATCCTATTTATTTTTAGGAAAAGAAAAAGAAAAATCCTTTCATAGAATGGATTTAATAGAAAATATTATTCCTGTTTATATCAAAATCATAAAAAAATTAAAAGAAGTAGGAGTTCATTGGATTCAATTAGATGAACCTATTTTAGTTTTAGATATGTCTGAAAAAGAAAAAGAAGTTTTTAAATATGCTTATGGGGAAATATCTAAATTTTGTTCTGGAATTAATATTATGTTAACTTCTTATTTTGATGGAATATCAGATAATATATCTCTTTTTCAAAATATATCTGTTCAAGCTTTACATATAGATGTAGTGGAAGATTCAACCCAATTGGAAAAAATACTTTCCTTTTTTTCAAGTGAATCAAAAATGATTCTATCTTTAGGACTTATTGATGGAAAAAATATATGGAAAAATAATTATGCTAGTTCTATTCAAAAGATAGAAAAAACGATAGAATCTATAGGAGAAGATAGAATTATGATTGCTCCTAATTGTTCTCTTTTGCACGTTCCTATAGATATAGAGTCTGAGCATTCTATTCACATAGATATTAAAAATAGAATGTCTTTTGCAAAACAAAAAATTTATGAATTGAATGATTTAGAAAGAATTATAAAAGGAGAGAAAAGTATTTTATTTAGTAATTCTTCTTTACTTGAAAAATCATCCTCTATTTTTTGTGATCAAAAAATAAAAGAAAGAGCGACAAAGATAACAGATAAAGATATAGAAAGAGATAATCATTTTCATATTAGACAAAAAAAGCAGAAAGAAAAATTTCATCTTCCTCTATTTCCTACTACCACTATAGGATCTTTTCCTCAAACAAAAGAAATACGGAGTTTGCGAAATAAATTTCGAAAAAAAGAACTGAGTCAAGAAAAATATGATGAAAAAATTAAAAATTTTATTGTAGATGTTATTAGAAAGCAAGAGGAAATAGATTTAGATGTCTTAGTTCATGGAGAGTTCGAAAGAACTGATATGGTAGAATATTTTTCCGATAAATTAAAAGGAATGCTTTCTACTGAAAATGGATGGGTACAAAGTTATGGCAGTCGTTGTGTTAAGCCTCCTGTTATTTATGGAGATGTTGATCGTATTGGAGATATGACTGTTGAATGGATATGTTTCGCCCAATCTCAAACAAAAAAATTAATGAAAGGAATGCTAACTGGTCCTGTTACAATTTTACAATGGTCTTTTGTTAGAAATGATCAACCTATTTCTCATACAGCAAATCAAATAGCTTGGGCTATTCGAGAAGAAGTTCTATCTTTAGAAAGATCTGGGATTCAGATTATTCAAATTGATGAACCAGCTCTAAGAGAAGGACTTCCTTTGAAAAAAAAGGATTGGAAATCTTATTTTGATTGGTCTATTAAGGCTTTTCGTATTTCTTCAAGTGTAGTAAAAGATGAAACTCAAATACATACACACATGTGCTATAGTGAATTTAACGATATATTTGAATATATAGCAGATCTGGATGCAGATGTCATCACAATAGAAACTTCTAGATCTAAAATGGAGTTGTTAAAAGCTTTTTCAGTTTTTTCTTATCCTAATGAAATAGGTCCAGGAGTATATGATATTCATTCTCCAAGAATACCAACCGTAGAAGAAATATTTGACTTGATAGAAAAAGCTTCAAAAAAATTGTCTATAAAAAATCTTTGGGTAAATCCAGATTGTGGTCTAAAAACTAGAAAATGGAAGGAAGTATTGATATCTCTTCAGAACATGACAAAAGCTGCAAAAATGGCTAGACTAAAATTATCCAATCTATCTTAG
- a CDS encoding LbetaH super family domain-containing protein, with protein MFFDKEDILSFSRIYKKTYHVKRVIHIQYPWDIFINNEKVLKKDFLFFTKGKKSSPLLGNNHVICKDKVFLEEDIKANNIVLNAQYGPIYIEKGVKIMEGSVIRGPVSIGKNTTLNIGSKIYGGTTIATFCKVGGEIFNSVIFSYSNKVHDGFLGNSVLGEWCNLGAGTNISNLRNDYQKVTIWNYEKKIFFPTDLQFIGIIMGDHSKSAINTQFNTATIVGVSDSIFGYGFPPRYIPSFSLGGIQNQKRIPFNKICETATIMMNRRNKNFSILDKKILEYLYQLLDI; from the coding sequence ATTTTTTTCGATAAAGAAGATATTCTTTCTTTTTCAAGAATATACAAAAAAACGTATCATGTAAAACGAGTTATTCATATTCAATATCCATGGGATATATTTATAAATAATGAAAAAGTACTAAAAAAAGATTTTTTATTTTTCACAAAAGGAAAAAAATCTTCTCCTTTGTTAGGTAACAATCATGTTATTTGCAAGGATAAAGTTTTTTTAGAAGAGGATATAAAAGCAAATAATATTGTATTAAATGCTCAATATGGTCCCATATATATTGAAAAGGGAGTTAAAATTATGGAAGGGTCCGTAATCAGAGGTCCAGTATCAATTGGAAAAAACACTACATTGAATATAGGATCAAAAATATATGGAGGAACAACTATTGCTACTTTTTGTAAAGTAGGAGGAGAAATTTTTAATTCTGTGATTTTTTCTTATTCTAACAAAGTTCACGATGGATTTTTAGGAAATTCTGTTTTAGGAGAGTGGTGTAATTTAGGAGCTGGAACTAATATTTCTAATTTGAGGAATGATTATCAAAAAGTAACAATTTGGAATTATGAGAAAAAAATCTTTTTTCCTACCGATTTACAATTTATTGGTATAATAATGGGAGACCATTCCAAATCAGCAATAAATACTCAATTTAATACAGCTACGATCGTAGGTGTTAGTGATAGTATTTTTGGATATGGATTTCCTCCTAGATATATTCCTTCTTTTTCTTTGGGAGGAATTCAAAATCAGAAAAGAATTCCTTTCAATAAAATTTGTGAAACTGCTACAATTATGATGAATAGAAGAAATAAAAATTTTTCTATTTTAGACAAAAAAATTTTAGAATATTTATATCAATTATTGGATATTTAA
- a CDS encoding 3-oxoacyl-ACP synthase III family protein: MIRSIITGTGHYLPKKIIRKDHFLKHRFYDQKGLKIEKPNEEIINKFQKITEIEERRYINKGLLNSDIAAIAAKRALINSKIYKEKIDYIISAHNYGDIHPISFQSDFMPSIAAKIKNKLQIRNKKCRPYDMIFGCTGWIEGMILADQLLRSKYAKNILITSSETLSKVIDPHDRNAMIFSDGAGAAVLSATEYLEGERHGIIHYDTQCDNNEKLYYLTNGPSLNPNYKKSLVNIRMNGRRIYEYALTEVPNMLKNILDHANLHLKDIKKILLHQANAKMDYAILKRLLKLYNYTSLKKDFLSKIMPMTIQKFGNSSVATVPTLLDLILKGEMPPHEINPGDTIIMASLGAGMNINGMIYRFPNKKK; the protein is encoded by the coding sequence ATGATTCGATCAATCATTACAGGTACAGGACATTATTTACCAAAAAAAATTATAAGAAAAGATCATTTTTTGAAACATAGATTTTACGATCAAAAAGGATTAAAAATTGAAAAACCTAATGAGGAAATTATTAACAAGTTTCAAAAAATTACAGAAATAGAGGAAAGAAGATATATAAATAAAGGATTATTAAATTCTGATATTGCTGCTATTGCGGCAAAAAGAGCTTTGATAAATTCTAAAATTTATAAAGAAAAAATAGATTATATCATATCGGCTCATAACTATGGAGATATTCATCCTATTTCTTTCCAATCTGATTTTATGCCTTCCATAGCTGCTAAAATAAAGAATAAACTTCAAATAAGAAATAAAAAATGTAGGCCGTATGATATGATTTTTGGTTGTACAGGATGGATAGAAGGAATGATTCTTGCGGATCAACTTTTACGATCTAAATATGCAAAAAATATATTGATTACTAGTTCTGAAACTTTATCTAAAGTTATAGATCCACATGATAGAAATGCAATGATTTTTTCCGATGGGGCAGGAGCAGCTGTATTGTCTGCTACAGAATATTTAGAAGGAGAAAGACATGGAATTATTCATTACGATACTCAATGTGATAACAATGAGAAATTATATTATTTAACTAATGGTCCTTCTTTAAATCCCAACTATAAAAAATCTTTAGTAAATATTAGAATGAATGGGAGAAGAATTTATGAATATGCACTAACAGAAGTTCCAAATATGTTAAAAAATATACTTGATCATGCAAATTTACATCTTAAGGATATCAAAAAAATTCTTCTTCATCAAGCTAATGCTAAAATGGATTATGCAATTTTGAAAAGATTATTGAAACTATATAATTACACATCCTTAAAAAAGGATTTTCTATCAAAAATTATGCCTATGACAATACAAAAATTTGGAAATTCTTCTGTTGCGACTGTTCCTACTTTATTAGATTTAATTCTTAAAGGGGAAATGCCTCCTCATGAGATAAATCCTGGAGATACAATTATTATGGCTTCTTTAGGGGCTGGAATGAATATTAATGGAATGATTTACCGTTTTCCAAACAAAAAAAAATAA
- a CDS encoding putative sugar nucleotidyl transferase, translating into MNFILYDGIEWKKLFPITLTRPVSEIRLGLFSIKERWEKYIGKNVNCVITQPFLSEKYSKKKYSFFENILLINSSFLPNEELIQILFSLKENETIFFNEKMIAIKKKFFSIKKIFFLFQEYTKKRIM; encoded by the coding sequence ATGAATTTTATATTATATGATGGAATAGAATGGAAAAAATTATTTCCTATAACACTGACTAGACCTGTATCAGAAATTAGATTAGGATTGTTTTCAATAAAAGAAAGATGGGAAAAATATATTGGAAAAAATGTGAATTGTGTTATTACACAACCATTTTTATCTGAAAAATACTCAAAAAAAAAATATTCATTTTTTGAAAATATATTGTTAATTAATTCTTCATTTCTTCCTAATGAAGAGTTAATTCAAATTCTTTTTTCTTTAAAAGAAAATGAAACTATTTTTTTTAATGAAAAAATGATTGCTATAAAAAAAAAATTTTTTTCGATAAAGAAGATATTCTTTCTTTTTCAAGAATATACAAAAAAACGTATCATGTAA